One Mixta gaviniae genomic window carries:
- a CDS encoding branched-chain amino acid transaminase, producing MRETSSQDLNMARPAHHRWVWLNGEYVPASEAALPITTQAFNYGTGVFEGIRGYRQADSERVAVFRLDDHLLRLRQSASLLAIDDLPEAAALAEITLSLLRRNEADGDCYIRPVAYKRQLLPGSGFGVKLSGVSSGLSINSLNMGAYVKQEGIRCTLSGWRRVADNAIPARAKITGSYVNSALAMEAAQRGGYDDAIMLNHLGYVAEATTSNVFMVKKGRLITPPVTANILEGITRDTVITLAQHYLGLTVEQRDILPSELLTADECFLSGTGVEITPVTQLDHCRLRSSGTESVTMAIREYYAQAVRGKLNAFMHWLTPVC from the coding sequence CGTGAAACCTCTTCTCAGGATCTGAATATGGCGCGTCCGGCGCATCACCGCTGGGTCTGGCTGAACGGCGAATATGTCCCGGCCAGCGAGGCGGCGCTGCCGATCACTACCCAGGCGTTTAATTACGGCACCGGCGTGTTTGAAGGCATTCGCGGCTACCGCCAGGCGGACAGCGAACGGGTCGCGGTATTCCGTCTCGACGATCACCTGCTGCGTCTGCGCCAGTCAGCCTCGCTGCTGGCCATTGACGATCTGCCGGAAGCCGCGGCGCTGGCAGAGATAACCCTGTCGCTGCTGCGGCGCAATGAGGCCGACGGCGACTGCTATATTCGCCCCGTCGCCTACAAGCGCCAGCTGCTGCCGGGCAGCGGCTTCGGCGTCAAGCTCTCCGGCGTCAGCAGCGGCCTGTCGATCAACTCGCTGAATATGGGCGCTTACGTTAAGCAGGAGGGCATCCGCTGCACCCTCTCCGGCTGGCGACGCGTGGCGGATAATGCCATACCCGCCCGGGCCAAGATCACCGGCAGTTATGTCAACTCCGCCCTGGCGATGGAGGCGGCGCAGCGCGGCGGCTATGACGATGCCATTATGCTCAACCATCTGGGCTACGTGGCCGAAGCGACTACCTCGAACGTTTTTATGGTGAAAAAAGGCCGGCTGATTACGCCGCCCGTGACGGCGAACATTCTGGAAGGCATCACCCGCGATACGGTTATCACGCTGGCGCAGCACTATCTGGGCTTAACTGTCGAGCAGCGCGATATTCTGCCTTCGGAGCTGCTGACCGCCGATGAATGTTTCCTGTCGGGCACCGGCGTGGAAATTACCCCGGTAACACAGCTGGATCACTGTCGGCTGCGCAGTAGCGGGACGGAAAGCGTGACGATGGCGATCAGGGAATATTATGCACAGGCGGTAAGAGGAAAATTAAACGCCTTTATGCACTGGTTAACGCCTGTCTGTTAA
- a CDS encoding ornithine cyclodeaminase family protein, with amino-acid sequence MQIIGREAVESALSPALCLQLSRDAFTLVSAGKVRQTLRSVIAADQGCLMGTMPAYIAEGPWAGFGLKTVKVDFSHRDGRSSHEGCILLYDATATGEMALVDAASVTELRTAAASALATDLLAPPDAQRLAILGTGVQARQHALMMMAVRPFRQLFLWGRREESVAAFARWCRERLDLVVTVAPTPAAAVSNAEVICTVTAAKAAFLHRRDLPPRCHINAVGASAPGFQEIAPEVYAAVELYVDARQAVWDASSCLQQARDQGLLPQTQRGIELGERLSVGDAPKAAAPRTLFKSVGLAAQDLVFARAIVARQPLR; translated from the coding sequence ATGCAGATTATTGGTCGCGAGGCGGTGGAAAGCGCCCTTTCGCCCGCACTCTGCCTGCAGCTGAGCCGCGACGCCTTTACGCTGGTCAGCGCCGGTAAAGTCAGGCAGACGCTGCGCAGCGTCATTGCGGCGGATCAGGGTTGCCTGATGGGCACCATGCCCGCCTACATTGCCGAAGGCCCCTGGGCCGGTTTTGGTTTGAAAACGGTAAAGGTGGATTTCAGCCATCGCGATGGACGCAGCTCTCATGAAGGCTGCATCCTGCTGTATGACGCGACGGCGACGGGCGAGATGGCGCTGGTGGACGCCGCATCGGTCACCGAGCTGCGCACGGCGGCGGCCTCGGCGCTGGCGACCGATCTGCTGGCGCCGCCCGACGCCCAACGGCTGGCGATCCTGGGCACCGGCGTACAGGCAAGGCAGCATGCGCTGATGATGATGGCGGTGCGGCCGTTTCGCCAGCTGTTCCTCTGGGGACGGCGTGAAGAGAGCGTCGCCGCGTTCGCCCGCTGGTGCCGCGAACGGCTGGATCTGGTGGTCACCGTGGCGCCGACGCCGGCGGCGGCGGTCAGCAACGCGGAGGTGATCTGCACCGTGACGGCGGCAAAGGCGGCGTTTCTGCATCGCCGTGACCTGCCGCCGCGTTGCCATATCAATGCGGTGGGCGCCTCGGCTCCCGGCTTTCAGGAGATCGCGCCGGAGGTCTATGCGGCGGTCGAACTCTATGTCGACGCGCGTCAGGCGGTGTGGGATGCCTCAAGCTGTCTGCAACAGGCCAGAGATCAGGGCCTGCTGCCGCAGACGCAGCGCGGCATTGAACTTGGCGAACGGCTGAGCGTCGGTGACGCGCCGAAGGCCGCCGCGCCGAGAACCCTCTTTAAATCGGTGGGGCTTGCCGCGCAGGATTTAGTTTTCGCCCGGGCGATTGTCGCCCGACAGCCGCTGCGCTAA
- a CDS encoding bacilysin biosynthesis protein BacA, translating into MNYHFMDMGLGCAVNFPVHTLGPAGTSSEYASQFFHHWMNTHYSASQHPIYLNDSYELARNNVKDAQGLLIVANAYPKINDFYMDTRLKLLATFLYDTPLYGLVAKTDLPARPLFIASHPAPVPLIAELLPPGLQVAKVVEMASTSAAAQAVAEGEVDMALTTEIAARLHGLHFISRTRPIHMLWSVFASNV; encoded by the coding sequence ATGAATTATCATTTTATGGATATGGGTTTGGGCTGTGCCGTCAATTTTCCTGTGCATACGTTGGGTCCTGCCGGAACCAGTAGCGAATACGCCTCGCAATTTTTTCATCACTGGATGAACACGCATTATTCAGCAAGTCAGCATCCTATTTATCTGAATGATTCCTACGAGCTGGCGCGAAATAATGTTAAGGACGCTCAGGGATTATTAATTGTCGCTAACGCGTATCCGAAAATTAATGATTTTTATATGGATACGCGGCTAAAACTGCTGGCGACCTTTCTTTACGACACGCCGCTGTATGGCCTGGTGGCTAAAACCGATTTACCGGCGCGGCCGCTGTTTATCGCTTCTCATCCGGCACCCGTGCCGCTGATTGCCGAGCTGCTGCCGCCAGGCTTGCAGGTGGCGAAAGTGGTGGAGATGGCTTCCACCAGCGCCGCGGCGCAGGCTGTCGCCGAAGGCGAAGTCGATATGGCGCTGACCACGGAGATCGCCGCCCGTCTGCACGGGCTGCATTTTATCTCCCGCACCCGTCCTATTCATATGCTCTGGTCGGTTTTCGCCTCCAACGTTTAA
- a CDS encoding carboxymuconolactone decarboxylase family protein — MTRLKKHTLDSAPAGSRPLLQSSIDGFGWIPWQSAYMAESPALLSAYQFAHDAFGSCSLNEEERAVVWITTGVLNQCDYTVQAHSWIAERKGVDAAVIEALVSQPDTLPPRLAALYRFTRQVVLAQGQIPSEAVSALLAAGYSQQNMLDVILGVAQKTMSTLLNSIAQTDVEPQFQSVATQ; from the coding sequence ATGACCCGTTTAAAAAAACATACCCTCGACAGCGCGCCGGCCGGTAGCCGCCCGCTGCTGCAAAGCTCGATTGATGGTTTTGGCTGGATCCCCTGGCAGAGCGCCTATATGGCGGAATCGCCCGCGCTGCTTTCAGCCTATCAGTTTGCCCATGACGCCTTTGGCAGCTGCTCGCTCAATGAAGAGGAGCGCGCTGTGGTCTGGATCACCACCGGCGTCCTTAATCAGTGTGACTATACGGTGCAGGCGCACAGCTGGATCGCGGAACGCAAAGGGGTCGATGCCGCGGTGATTGAGGCGCTGGTCAGCCAGCCGGACACCCTGCCGCCCAGGCTGGCCGCGCTTTATCGCTTTACCCGCCAGGTAGTGCTGGCGCAGGGGCAGATCCCGTCGGAGGCAGTGAGTGCGCTGCTGGCCGCCGGTTACAGCCAGCAAAACATGCTGGATGTGATCCTCGGCGTGGCGCAGAAAACCATGTCGACGCTGCTTAATAGCATTGCCCAAACGGACGTCGAGCCGCAGTTTCAGTCTGTCGCGACGCAATAA